One segment of Thermodesulfovibrio sp. 3907-1M DNA contains the following:
- the guaA gene encoding glutamine-hydrolyzing GMP synthase translates to MEEIIVIDFGSQYTQLIARRIREFNVYSEIIPCNASFNEIKKRKPAGIILSGGPASVYEEGAPSIDKEIFNLGIPVLGICYGMQLITHLLGGKVSRAQKREYGKAVLKIEDFSDIFSDVARETVVWMSHADRITEMPEGFIKIAHTENSPYAAMANKDKKIYALQFHPEVVHTEEGKKILHNFVFKICGCQPSWNMHSFVERQIEEIRKKVGSYKVVCALSGGVDSTVTAVLVHQAIGDALTCIFVDNGLLRAGERQKVEEMLKNNFHINLKVVDASERFLKRLKGVRDPERKRKIIGAEFIKIFEEEAKKIEGVKFLAQGTLYPDVIESVSFKGPSATIKSHHNVGGLLKRMKLRLIEPLRELFKDEVRQLGRELGIPDEILYRHPFPGPGLAIRCVGEVTSERLEILRQADRVVLEEIKNSGWYKKVWQSFAVLLPIRTVGVMGDERTYEYVIAVRAVHSVDGMTADWVRLPYELLERISNRIINEVKGVNRVVYDITSKPPGTIEWE, encoded by the coding sequence ATGGAAGAAATTATAGTAATTGACTTTGGCTCCCAATATACTCAGCTTATTGCGAGAAGGATAAGAGAGTTTAATGTTTATTCTGAAATAATTCCCTGTAACGCTTCCTTTAATGAAATAAAAAAAAGAAAACCAGCGGGAATTATTCTTTCTGGTGGACCTGCAAGTGTTTATGAAGAAGGTGCACCATCTATTGATAAAGAAATATTTAATCTTGGCATACCAGTTCTTGGAATATGCTATGGAATGCAGCTTATTACCCATCTTCTTGGTGGAAAGGTTTCAAGGGCTCAGAAAAGGGAATATGGTAAAGCTGTTTTAAAAATTGAAGATTTTTCTGATATTTTCAGCGATGTTGCTCGGGAAACAGTGGTCTGGATGAGTCATGCTGATAGAATCACAGAAATGCCTGAAGGCTTTATAAAGATTGCCCATACTGAAAACTCTCCCTATGCTGCAATGGCTAATAAAGATAAAAAAATATACGCATTACAGTTTCATCCAGAGGTTGTGCATACTGAGGAAGGCAAAAAAATTCTCCATAACTTTGTATTCAAGATATGTGGTTGCCAGCCTTCATGGAACATGCATTCTTTTGTGGAAAGGCAGATAGAGGAAATAAGAAAAAAGGTCGGCTCATATAAAGTTGTCTGTGCTTTAAGTGGAGGAGTGGACTCAACTGTTACAGCAGTTCTGGTTCATCAGGCTATAGGAGATGCTTTAACCTGCATATTCGTTGATAACGGACTTTTAAGGGCTGGTGAGAGGCAAAAGGTTGAAGAGATGCTTAAGAATAATTTTCATATAAATTTAAAAGTAGTTGATGCATCAGAGAGATTTCTTAAAAGGCTTAAAGGAGTGCGTGACCCTGAGAGAAAAAGAAAAATTATCGGTGCAGAGTTTATAAAGATATTTGAAGAAGAAGCTAAAAAAATTGAAGGAGTTAAGTTCTTAGCCCAGGGAACTCTTTATCCCGATGTAATAGAAAGTGTGTCCTTTAAAGGTCCTTCTGCAACCATAAAGAGCCATCACAATGTGGGCGGACTGCTTAAAAGAATGAAGCTCAGATTGATTGAACCTTTAAGAGAGCTTTTTAAGGATGAGGTAAGACAGCTTGGCAGAGAACTTGGAATACCTGATGAGATTTTATACAGACATCCTTTCCCTGGACCTGGGCTTGCTATAAGATGCGTTGGAGAGGTTACCAGTGAAAGGCTTGAAATACTTAGGCAGGCTGACAGAGTTGTTCTTGAAGAGATTAAAAACTCAGGATGGTATAAAAAAGTATGGCAGTCCTTTGCAGTTCTTCTTCCCATAAGAACAGTGGGAGTTATGGGAGATGAAAGAACATACGAGTATGTTATTGCTGTTAGAGCAGTTCACAGTGTTGACGGAATGACAGCAGACTGGGTAAGGCTTCCATATGAATTACTTGAGAGAATTTCAAATAGAATAATCAATGAAGTAAAGGGAGTAAACAGGGTTGTCTATGACATAACTTCAAAGCCACCGGGAACAATTGAGTGGGAATAA
- a CDS encoding polyprenyl synthetase family protein: protein MFDLKKYIAEKKEKVEEFIKSYFNPSIKPSILHDSVFYSLTAGGKRLRPVLCIASYEACGGKKDITPYATAIEFIHTYSLIHDDLPSMDNDDLRRGKPTNHKVFGEGIAILAGDGLLTEAFRILSNPEYADVEPLNLIKVIYELSSSAGVYGMVGGQAMDLISEGKEPDRETVEFIHLNKTAKLISASVKSGAILASADDEKIKRIEKYGLSIGLAFQIIDDILDIEGCTEEMGKPKGSDIEKGKMTYPRVYGIAESKKKAKKLIDEALDALLTFDHKAEPLREIARYIIKRTS from the coding sequence ATGTTTGATCTAAAAAAATACATTGCCGAAAAAAAAGAGAAAGTTGAAGAATTTATCAAATCTTATTTCAATCCATCCATAAAACCGTCCATACTTCATGACTCTGTTTTTTACTCTTTAACTGCTGGTGGAAAAAGACTGAGACCCGTTCTCTGTATCGCTTCCTATGAAGCCTGTGGAGGCAAGAAAGATATAACTCCATATGCGACTGCAATAGAGTTTATCCATACCTATTCTTTAATTCACGATGACCTTCCTTCAATGGATAACGATGACCTAAGACGGGGTAAACCAACAAATCATAAAGTATTTGGAGAGGGAATTGCAATCCTTGCAGGTGATGGATTGCTGACAGAGGCTTTTAGAATTCTATCCAATCCAGAATATGCTGATGTTGAGCCATTAAATCTTATAAAGGTCATTTATGAATTAAGTAGTTCAGCGGGTGTTTACGGAATGGTAGGAGGTCAGGCAATGGATTTAATCTCAGAGGGAAAAGAGCCTGATAGAGAAACTGTTGAATTCATTCATTTAAATAAAACTGCAAAGTTGATTTCTGCATCCGTTAAATCAGGAGCAATACTTGCCAGTGCTGATGATGAAAAAATAAAAAGAATTGAAAAATACGGATTAAGTATAGGTCTTGCCTTTCAAATAATTGATGACATCCTTGATATAGAGGGCTGTACTGAGGAGATGGGAAAACCAAAAGGCTCTGATATTGAAAAAGGAAAGATGACCTATCCAAGAGTATATGGAATTGCTGAATCAAAGAAAAAGGCAAAAAAACTGATAGATGAGGCCCTGGATGCTCTTTTAACATTTGATCATAAAGCAGAACCATTAAGAGAGATTGCAAGATATATAATAAAACGCACATCGTGA
- a CDS encoding TlyA family RNA methyltransferase: MKLRLDQLLLKKGITESREKARALIIEGKVIVNGRKIEKPGTQVDEDAKIELCGQPLPYVSRGGLKLEAALKAFSIDVKDKVAMDVGASTGGFTDCLLQHGAKRVYAIDVGYGKLAWKLRTDPRVIPVERTNIRYMNRESIPEDIDIATVDVSFISLKLVIPKLIEFLKPGGEIIALIKPQFEVGRGEVDRGGIVKAPEKRRKAVEEIKKFFETLNLIVVGIIESPIKGQKGNIEYLIYAKVNQQLHQKPCL; this comes from the coding sequence GTGAAGCTTCGTCTGGATCAATTACTCCTTAAAAAGGGCATTACCGAAAGCAGAGAAAAAGCCCGTGCACTCATAATTGAGGGAAAAGTCATTGTAAATGGACGGAAAATTGAAAAGCCAGGCACACAGGTTGATGAAGATGCAAAAATAGAGCTCTGCGGACAGCCTCTTCCATATGTTAGCAGAGGTGGATTAAAGCTTGAGGCAGCATTAAAAGCTTTTTCTATAGATGTGAAAGATAAAGTAGCAATGGATGTGGGCGCAAGCACAGGAGGATTTACTGACTGTCTTTTGCAGCATGGTGCAAAGCGTGTTTATGCAATAGATGTTGGATATGGTAAGCTTGCATGGAAACTCAGAACAGATCCGAGAGTTATTCCAGTAGAGAGAACGAATATAAGATACATGAATAGAGAAAGCATTCCCGAGGATATTGATATAGCAACAGTTGATGTATCCTTCATATCTTTAAAGCTTGTTATTCCAAAACTTATAGAGTTCCTGAAACCAGGAGGTGAAATTATCGCACTAATTAAACCACAGTTTGAGGTTGGTCGTGGTGAAGTTGACAGAGGTGGAATAGTAAAAGCTCCAGAAAAAAGAAGAAAAGCAGTAGAGGAAATTAAAAAATTCTTTGAAACTCTGAATCTCATTGTAGTTGGTATTATAGAGTCTCCCATCAAAGGGCAAAAAGGCAATATTGAGTATTTAATCTATGCTAAGGTCAATCAACAATTGCACCAAAAACCATGCCTGTAA
- a CDS encoding permease, translating to MKEKTKLGLIVLIFLVFYFLPIENQRFTNAIFESLALAKWYAQEHVLLCLIPAFFIAGAIAVFVNKAAVMKYFGAKANKVLSYGVAAVSGSILAVCSCTILPLFMSIYQRGAGLGPAIAFLYSGPAINVLAIILTARILGWDIGVARAVGAVLFSIIIGLLMHLIFIKEEKKRQADEEFDVAGPQAKPLYQTALHLFFMIGFLIFANWGKPQEGAVSLWWTVYNIKWVLAIVFLTLVVLFSLKWFSKDEITQWVYQTWYYAYLIIPLLFIGVVVAGFFFGRVGHEGVVPSEWVYSLVGGNSLQANFIASVVGAFMYFATLTEVPIIQGLLGAGMGKGPALALLLAGPALSLPSMIVIMRTIGFKKTAVYVSLVIIMATITGMVFGAIVD from the coding sequence TTGAAGGAAAAAACTAAACTTGGATTGATTGTTCTTATTTTTCTTGTATTTTATTTTCTTCCAATAGAAAATCAAAGATTTACCAATGCGATTTTTGAATCCTTAGCTCTTGCTAAGTGGTATGCTCAGGAGCATGTGCTTTTATGCTTAATTCCAGCTTTTTTCATTGCAGGTGCAATTGCTGTTTTTGTAAACAAAGCTGCTGTAATGAAATACTTTGGTGCAAAGGCAAACAAGGTTCTTTCTTATGGTGTGGCTGCTGTATCTGGCTCAATTCTGGCTGTGTGTTCCTGCACAATACTGCCCCTGTTTATGAGTATCTATCAAAGAGGAGCAGGGCTTGGTCCTGCAATTGCTTTTCTTTACTCTGGTCCTGCAATAAATGTTCTTGCAATAATTCTCACTGCAAGAATTCTTGGATGGGATATTGGAGTTGCAAGGGCAGTAGGAGCAGTTCTTTTCAGCATAATTATTGGATTGCTCATGCATCTTATTTTTATAAAAGAAGAGAAAAAAAGGCAGGCTGATGAGGAGTTTGATGTTGCAGGGCCACAGGCTAAACCACTTTATCAGACAGCACTACATCTTTTTTTCATGATAGGATTTCTAATTTTCGCAAACTGGGGAAAACCACAGGAAGGCGCAGTTTCTCTCTGGTGGACCGTGTATAATATAAAGTGGGTGCTTGCAATAGTATTCCTTACACTGGTAGTTTTGTTCAGCCTTAAATGGTTCAGTAAGGATGAAATTACTCAGTGGGTTTATCAGACATGGTATTATGCCTATCTTATAATTCCTCTTCTTTTTATCGGTGTTGTCGTTGCTGGATTTTTCTTTGGTAGAGTAGGACATGAAGGAGTTGTTCCATCAGAGTGGGTTTACTCATTGGTGGGCGGAAACTCTTTACAGGCAAACTTTATAGCCAGTGTTGTGGGAGCTTTTATGTATTTTGCAACTCTAACAGAAGTTCCTATAATTCAGGGTTTGCTCGGTGCAGGAATGGGAAAAGGACCTGCCCTTGCACTTCTGCTTGCAGGACCTGCGCTGAGTCTTCCAAGTATGATTGTTATAATGAGAACAATAGGATTCAAAAAAACAGCAGTCTATGTAAGCCTCGTTATTATAATGGCAACAATTACAGGCATGGTTTTTGGTGCAATTGTTGATTGA
- a CDS encoding metalloregulator ArsR/SmtB family transcription factor produces MKNLKTSELAKVFHALSDETRLKILKLLEKGELCVCEIVNALEMVQPKVSFHLGVLKEAGLVKIKRKGKWILYSLDDADLFKRFLILSVLEKISDDEIRKELESLKNFKDSQDPRYCKT; encoded by the coding sequence ATGAAAAATTTGAAAACATCTGAGTTGGCAAAGGTGTTTCATGCCTTATCTGATGAAACGAGGCTTAAAATTCTCAAACTTCTTGAAAAAGGCGAACTTTGCGTATGTGAGATAGTTAATGCTCTTGAGATGGTTCAGCCAAAGGTTTCATTTCATCTCGGCGTTTTAAAGGAAGCAGGGCTTGTAAAGATAAAAAGAAAAGGAAAATGGATTCTTTATAGCCTTGATGACGCAGATCTGTTTAAAAGATTTTTAATTCTCTCTGTGCTTGAAAAGATTTCAGATGATGAAATAAGAAAAGAGCTTGAAAGTCTAAAAAATTTTAAAGATAGCCAGGATCCCCGCTATTGTAAGACTTAA
- the rfaD gene encoding ADP-glyceromanno-heptose 6-epimerase yields MSYIIVTGGAGFIGSNVVKRLNELGEEKIFIVDNLNTSEKWKNLVELNFEDYIHKDEFIEKIEEFKISTKAIIHLGARSSTTERDVDFLMKNNYEYTKKLAKWSLKNNVRFIYASTAATYGDGSKGFSDEHSLIPLLRPLNAYGYSKQIFDLWALKNGILDKIVGLKYFNVYGPGEAHKGDMRSMVLKAYEQIKKDGKIRLFKSYHPHYRDGEQLRDFIYVKDAVEMTLFFLEKPEINGIFNAGTGIPRSWNDLAKAVFSALGLKPQIEYIDMPEEIKERYQYLTKADMSKLKKAGYNKPTLSLEEGIKDYIVNYLEKH; encoded by the coding sequence TTGAGCTACATAATTGTCACTGGAGGAGCTGGATTTATTGGCTCAAATGTGGTAAAAAGGCTTAATGAACTGGGTGAAGAAAAAATCTTCATAGTTGATAATTTAAATACCTCGGAAAAGTGGAAAAATCTTGTGGAACTTAATTTTGAGGATTACATTCATAAAGATGAGTTTATTGAAAAAATAGAGGAATTTAAAATTTCAACTAAAGCAATAATCCATCTTGGTGCAAGAAGTAGCACTACTGAAAGGGATGTTGATTTTCTTATGAAAAACAACTATGAATACACTAAAAAGCTGGCAAAATGGTCATTAAAAAACAATGTCAGATTCATATATGCATCAACTGCAGCCACCTATGGAGATGGCTCTAAAGGATTTTCTGATGAGCATAGCTTAATTCCTCTTTTAAGACCTTTAAATGCCTATGGTTATTCAAAGCAGATATTTGACCTCTGGGCATTAAAAAATGGAATTCTTGATAAAATAGTTGGGTTAAAATACTTCAATGTTTACGGACCAGGAGAAGCTCATAAAGGTGACATGAGAAGTATGGTTTTAAAAGCCTATGAGCAGATTAAAAAAGATGGCAAAATAAGACTTTTTAAATCCTATCACCCGCATTACAGAGATGGTGAACAACTTAGAGATTTCATTTATGTAAAAGATGCTGTAGAGATGACTCTGTTTTTCCTTGAAAAACCTGAAATAAATGGGATTTTCAATGCAGGAACAGGCATACCCCGTTCATGGAATGATTTAGCAAAAGCGGTTTTTTCAGCATTAGGACTTAAACCACAGATTGAATACATTGACATGCCAGAAGAAATTAAAGAAAGATATCAATATCTTACAAAAGCTGATATGAGTAAACTTAAAAAAGCAGGCTACAATAAACCCACTTTATCTCTTGAAGAAGGGATAAAAGACTATATTGTTAACTATCTTGAAAAACACTAA
- a CDS encoding class II aldolase/adducin family protein produces the protein MQWKKEREEVVKIAKRIYKKGLVTGCSGNISMRLKENLIAITAKSKSYNTMKASDVVIIDFNENVIEGDREPSSERKLHIEIYKAREDVNAVIHTHSTFACTMAALNLSLPSILDEQMDVLGGQIDVTKYAPSGTKELAAEVVKALGNKKAVFLSRHGAVSVGYNMEEAFSVCELLEKLCKIYILIRLIQR, from the coding sequence ATGCAATGGAAAAAAGAAAGAGAAGAAGTTGTGAAGATAGCAAAAAGAATTTATAAAAAAGGGCTTGTTACTGGATGTAGTGGTAACATTAGTATGAGACTGAAAGAAAATCTTATTGCTATTACAGCAAAATCCAAATCTTACAATACAATGAAAGCATCAGATGTGGTAATTATTGATTTTAATGAGAATGTCATAGAAGGAGACAGAGAACCCTCATCGGAAAGAAAGCTTCATATAGAGATTTATAAGGCAAGAGAGGATGTAAATGCGGTGATTCACACACATTCTACTTTTGCATGCACAATGGCAGCCTTGAATCTTTCTCTTCCTTCAATTCTTGATGAACAGATGGATGTTCTGGGAGGACAGATAGATGTTACAAAATACGCTCCCTCTGGAACAAAAGAGCTTGCTGCAGAGGTTGTAAAAGCTTTAGGGAATAAAAAAGCTGTTTTTTTATCAAGGCATGGAGCTGTTAGTGTAGGATATAACATGGAGGAAGCTTTTTCAGTCTGTGAACTTCTTGAAAAACTCTGCAAGATTTATATTTTGATAAGATTAATTCAGAGATAA
- a CDS encoding HEAT repeat domain-containing protein, giving the protein MKNFLKLLILVFLLFPFTSVYSLTIDELFKELDTPQWRDKIVDPAFVGKFKNPDMLSTVVKLADARGYDWRYRIRAIRLLGSIGSPQAEEALLGMFQDPFFHNECPSLKSYVADALGDFKPSMRLLEILKEGLNDPETLVREATARSLGRIKMAEAVKYLKEAFLSEKTLAVRIAIINALKSIGTPEAKNFIKEIASDGNHKELIDVFGSSL; this is encoded by the coding sequence ATGAAAAATTTTTTGAAACTTCTGATTTTAGTATTTCTGCTTTTCCCTTTTACCAGTGTTTACAGCCTTACAATTGATGAACTTTTTAAGGAGCTTGATACACCCCAATGGAGAGATAAGATTGTAGATCCAGCATTTGTTGGAAAATTCAAAAATCCTGATATGCTTTCAACTGTTGTAAAACTTGCTGATGCAAGGGGTTATGACTGGAGATACAGAATCCGCGCAATAAGACTACTTGGAAGTATCGGCAGTCCTCAGGCTGAGGAAGCTTTACTGGGAATGTTTCAGGACCCCTTCTTTCATAATGAATGTCCTTCTCTAAAATCTTATGTAGCTGATGCTTTAGGAGACTTTAAACCAAGCATGAGGCTTCTTGAGATTCTTAAAGAAGGCTTAAATGACCCAGAAACTCTTGTGAGAGAAGCTACTGCAAGGTCACTGGGTAGAATTAAGATGGCTGAAGCAGTTAAATATTTAAAAGAAGCCTTTTTATCAGAAAAAACTCTTGCAGTGAGAATAGCAATTATCAATGCATTAAAATCAATAGGGACACCAGAGGCAAAAAACTTTATAAAGGAAATAGCCTCTGACGGGAACCATAAAGAACTGATAGATGTTTTCGGAAGTTCTTTATAA
- a CDS encoding metallophosphoesterase family protein, whose translation MFSEVLYNTELLNDFEPEDIIEVFKNTTEVLAKEPAFIKPDLQEGKAVFVGDTHGDFSTTKYIVKRFLNASGKQYLVFLGDYVDREPEPEGSLWNLVYLCLLKINFPERVFLLKGNHEANYAVECFPYEFNEELIEIFGSTGVKIHEAAVSVFKEMPLMLQTLNGVVAAHGGFPMRGQKIEDKSREDLIMDILWADPECSPMFRGYGVPKFTEEQLINFLDSCGASCFIRGHDYTVAGKAIYSNKCITVFTCRRYAFKAGMTVAKVDLSRKVKDATDIVLEDFTSFLDTLI comes from the coding sequence ATGTTTTCGGAAGTTCTTTATAATACGGAATTATTAAATGATTTTGAACCAGAAGATATTATTGAGGTTTTTAAAAATACCACTGAAGTGCTGGCAAAGGAGCCTGCTTTTATAAAACCAGATCTTCAGGAAGGTAAAGCAGTATTTGTTGGAGATACTCATGGAGATTTTTCAACTACAAAATACATCGTTAAAAGATTTTTAAATGCCTCAGGCAAACAATATCTTGTATTTCTTGGAGATTATGTGGATAGAGAGCCTGAACCTGAAGGTTCTCTCTGGAATCTTGTTTATCTATGCTTGCTGAAAATAAACTTTCCAGAAAGAGTTTTTCTCTTAAAGGGTAACCATGAAGCAAACTATGCTGTGGAATGTTTTCCCTATGAATTTAATGAAGAGCTTATTGAAATTTTTGGTAGCACAGGAGTAAAAATCCATGAGGCTGCGGTATCCGTTTTTAAAGAGATGCCTTTGATGCTTCAGACACTAAATGGAGTTGTAGCTGCTCATGGTGGATTTCCCATGAGAGGACAAAAAATAGAGGATAAATCTCGTGAAGATTTAATTATGGACATTTTATGGGCAGACCCTGAGTGTTCTCCCATGTTTAGAGGATATGGAGTTCCTAAGTTCACAGAGGAGCAACTCATTAATTTTTTAGATTCTTGTGGTGCTTCATGTTTTATAAGAGGACATGACTACACTGTAGCAGGCAAAGCTATATATTCAAATAAGTGCATAACTGTATTTACCTGCCGTAGATACGCATTCAAGGCAGGCATGACTGTAGCAAAAGTTGATTTATCCAGAAAAGTTAAAGATGCAACAGATATTGTTTTAGAAGACTTTACTTCTTTCCTTGATACATTGATATAA
- a CDS encoding DUF6485 family protein has translation MECRIERNKKICNCSYEPCEKKGICCECLHYHRKRGELPACYFTPEVEATYDRSIKRFISMYQGKK, from the coding sequence ATGGAATGCAGAATTGAAAGAAACAAAAAAATCTGTAACTGCAGTTATGAACCCTGTGAGAAAAAAGGAATATGCTGTGAATGCTTGCATTATCACAGAAAAAGAGGAGAGCTGCCAGCATGTTATTTTACTCCAGAAGTGGAAGCTACCTATGACAGAAGTATAAAAAGATTTATATCAATGTATCAAGGAAAGAAGTAA
- a CDS encoding Crp/Fnr family transcriptional regulator: MLKLLMLEEIAIFNELSNDDLRNLEKNLTIQSFKKRQVIFYEGDSAEWFYILLKGKVKISKFSADGREIVLEIIDAPDFFGALAVIKNFPYPATAIAIENCEVGKVGRNIFLKVFNKYPGLNNKILHHITMRLRAGVESLKNLALEDVLSRIVYQILKLTTKYGKKVSEGVLIDLKLTKQEIAEMAGTTTETAIRIIGRLKKEGYIVEQNRKIIVKDIDRLFELLKNKL; this comes from the coding sequence TTGTTAAAATTATTAATGCTTGAAGAAATTGCCATTTTCAATGAACTGAGCAACGATGATCTGAGAAATCTTGAAAAAAATTTAACAATCCAGAGCTTTAAAAAACGTCAGGTAATTTTTTATGAAGGAGACAGCGCGGAGTGGTTTTATATTCTTTTAAAAGGTAAGGTTAAAATATCAAAGTTTTCCGCTGATGGCAGAGAAATTGTTCTTGAAATAATTGATGCACCTGATTTTTTTGGTGCTCTTGCAGTAATAAAAAATTTTCCTTATCCAGCTACTGCAATAGCAATAGAGAATTGCGAGGTTGGAAAGGTTGGGAGGAATATTTTTTTAAAAGTATTCAATAAGTATCCTGGTTTAAATAATAAGATTCTACATCATATTACTATGAGGCTGAGAGCAGGCGTTGAAAGTCTTAAAAATCTCGCGCTGGAAGATGTTTTATCAAGGATTGTTTATCAAATCCTCAAGCTTACCACAAAGTATGGTAAAAAAGTTTCAGAAGGGGTTTTAATAGATTTAAAACTCACAAAGCAGGAGATTGCAGAAATGGCAGGCACAACTACTGAAACGGCAATAAGAATAATAGGCAGATTAAAAAAAGAAGGCTACATAGTTGAGCAAAATCGTAAGATTATCGTGAAAGATATAGATAGGCTTTTTGAATTACTTAAAAATAAACTTTGA
- a CDS encoding (Fe-S)-binding protein yields MKELKEVAKESRKPIVDINENELLSLAPYVDEKNGNYKAPEDWFDKYDLSLDGFSGFQILNPSEEEKKEVVKNFINGIKKLLNPQSNWTFYKPFYLSLKHCVKCNTCAEACHVYIGSGKKEIYRPNFRSEILRRIHKRYLTPGGKLLKSFVGADIEATYSLIRRLLELAYRCTLCRRCALYCPVGVDNGLIARELRKLFSQELGMAPEEVYKKGTRLHLRAGSSTGMGPDAFKDIIKFIEEDIYERTGRKITIPVDKKGADILLLHNGGEYLAWPDHIAAFAILLDAAGVNYTLSSETLGYDGVNYGAWYDDIELARVGLRHLKIAQELGVKKLVIGECGHSHKVYSVIFDRILPASSPLWNIKRESCIPLVWEIIKSGRIKLDPMRNNFPITFHDSCNIVRLMGIVNPQREIIKAVSPGTFREMNPHGPFNYCCGGGSGFAIIRSLNFPVWRDKVSFRLKTRQILDTFKDVLNQNVPKLVVATCSNCKGALRDMIKTYGLFEKFKINYSGLVDLVVNAMADIPPLFNFEEMEE; encoded by the coding sequence ATGAAAGAATTAAAAGAAGTTGCAAAGGAGTCCAGAAAGCCAATTGTAGATATAAACGAAAATGAACTTCTCTCTTTAGCTCCTTATGTTGATGAAAAAAATGGAAATTACAAAGCTCCTGAGGATTGGTTTGATAAATATGACCTTTCTCTTGATGGTTTCTCAGGTTTTCAGATTTTAAATCCCTCAGAAGAAGAAAAAAAGGAAGTTGTAAAAAATTTTATTAATGGCATTAAAAAACTTTTAAATCCTCAATCCAACTGGACTTTTTACAAACCCTTTTATCTTTCCCTGAAACACTGTGTGAAATGTAATACCTGTGCAGAAGCCTGTCATGTATATATTGGTAGTGGTAAGAAAGAGATATACAGACCCAATTTTCGTTCAGAAATACTTCGCAGAATTCATAAAAGATATTTAACTCCCGGTGGTAAATTGTTAAAATCTTTTGTCGGCGCAGATATAGAAGCTACTTATTCTTTGATAAGAAGGCTTTTAGAGCTTGCTTACAGATGCACCCTTTGTAGAAGATGTGCTTTATACTGCCCTGTTGGAGTTGATAATGGGTTGATTGCAAGAGAATTAAGAAAACTATTCAGCCAGGAACTCGGCATGGCTCCTGAAGAGGTTTATAAAAAAGGAACAAGGTTGCATTTAAGAGCTGGCTCATCAACTGGAATGGGACCTGATGCATTTAAGGATATAATAAAATTTATTGAAGAAGATATTTATGAAAGAACAGGAAGAAAAATCACTATTCCAGTAGATAAAAAGGGAGCTGATATTCTGTTACTGCATAACGGTGGAGAGTATCTTGCCTGGCCTGACCACATAGCAGCATTTGCAATACTTTTGGATGCTGCAGGAGTTAATTATACTTTAAGCAGTGAAACACTTGGATATGATGGAGTTAATTATGGTGCATGGTATGATGATATTGAACTGGCAAGAGTTGGGTTAAGACATTTAAAGATTGCCCAAGAGCTTGGAGTTAAAAAGCTGGTAATAGGAGAATGTGGTCACTCTCACAAGGTTTATTCTGTAATTTTTGACAGAATTCTTCCTGCAAGCTCTCCACTGTGGAACATTAAAAGAGAAAGCTGTATACCTTTAGTGTGGGAGATTATAAAAAGTGGAAGAATTAAATTAGACCCGATGAGAAACAACTTCCCCATAACATTCCATGATTCCTGTAACATAGTTAGATTAATGGGGATTGTGAATCCCCAAAGAGAAATAATAAAAGCAGTCTCTCCTGGAACATTTAGAGAGATGAACCCTCACGGTCCTTTTAACTATTGTTGTGGTGGGGGAAGTGGTTTTGCAATAATCCGATCACTTAATTTCCCTGTATGGAGAGATAAAGTCTCTTTCCGATTAAAAACCAGACAGATTCTTGATACTTTCAAGGATGTCCTGAATCAGAATGTTCCTAAACTTGTTGTTGCTACATGCTCTAACTGTAAAGGAGCCTTGAGAGATATGATAAAGACTTATGGACTTTTTGAGAAATTTAAGATTAATTACTCTGGACTGGTGGATTTAGTCGTTAATGCCATGGCAGATATACCACCATTATTTAACTTTGAGGAAATGGAAGAATGA